A portion of the Macaca nemestrina isolate mMacNem1 chromosome 19, mMacNem.hap1, whole genome shotgun sequence genome contains these proteins:
- the LOC105478893 gene encoding thioredoxin domain-containing protein 2: MDVDKELVMESVKAGAPGKPEMRLGSQEETNEGDANESSLQVLSSNVPLLALEFLDTVQAKEKAFLPMVSHTFHMPTEESGAPQEGDDLPKSSANTSHPKQGDIPKSPEETIQPTEGDICKSLEETNQSKKDDLPKSSEEVIKPKEGDIPKSSAKPIQSKLGNIPKSSMKPIQSKEDDSPKSPEEAIQPKEGDIPNSLEEAIQPKEGDIPKSPEEAIPPKAGDILKSPEEAIQPKEDDSPKSPEEAIPPKEDDILKSPEEAVQPKEGDIPKSPEEAIQPKEDDSTKSVEETIPPKEGDILKPEEETTEFLEGDKVKVILSKEDFEASLKEAGERLVAVDFSATWCGPCRTIKPFFHALSMKHEDVVFLEVDADDCEEVVRDCAIMCVPTFQFYKKEEKVDEFCGALKEKLETVIAELK; this comes from the exons ATGGATGTAGACAAGGAACTAGTAATGGAAAGTGTTAAAGCTGGAGCCCCTGGAAAACCAGAAATGAGGCTGGGCTCTCAGGAAGAAACAAATGAAGGTGATGCTAATG AAAGTTCATTACAAGTCCTGTCCAGCAATGTGCCTCTCCTGGCCCTAGAGTTCTTGGACACAGTCCAGGCCAAAGAGAAGGCCTTTCTCCCCATGGTCAGCCACACGTTCCACATGCCCACAGAAGAGTCTGGTGCTCCACAGGAGGGTGATGACCTACCGAAGTCCTCAGCAAACACCAGCCATCCCAAGCAGGGTGACATCCCCAAGTCCCCAGAAGAAACCAtccagcccacggagggtgacaTCTGCAAGTCCCTAGAAGAAACCAACCAATCCAAGAAGGACGACCTCCCCAAGTCCTCAGAAGAAGTCATCAAACCCAAAGAGGGTGACATCCCCAAGTCCTCAGCAAAACCTATCCAGTCCAAGCTGGGCAATATTCCCAAGTCCTCAATGAAGCCCATCCAGTCCAAGGAGGATGACAGCCCCAAGTCCCCAGAAGAAGCCATCCAGCCCAAGGAGGGTGACATCCCCAACTCCCTAGAAGAAGCCATCCAGCCGAAGGAGGGTGACATCCCCAAGTCCCCAGAAGAAGCCATCCCACCCAAGGCGGGTGACATCCTCAAGTCCCCAGAAGAAGCCATCCAGCCCAAGGAGGATGACAGCCCCAAGTCCCCAGAAGAAGCCATCCCACCCAAGGAGGATGACATCCTCAAATCCCCAGAAGAAGCCGTCCAGCCCAAGGAGGGTGACATCCCCAAGTCCCCAGAAGAAGCCATCCAGCCGAAGGAGGATGACAGCACCAAGTCCGTAGAAGAAACCATCCCACCCAAGGAGGGTGACATCCTAAAGCCTGAAGAAGAAACAACGGAGTTCCTGGAGGGGGACAAGGTGAAAGTGATCCTGAGCAAGGAGGACTTTGAGGCATCACTGAAGGAGGCTGGGGAGAGGCTGGTGGCTGTGGACTTCTCGGCCACGTGGTGTGGGCCCTGCAGGACCATCAAACCGTTCTTCCACGCCCTGTCTATGAAGCATGAGGACGTGGTGTTCCTGGAGGTGGACGCTGATGACTGTGAGGAGGTGGTGAGAGACTGCGCCATCATGTGTGTCCCAACCTTTCAgttttataaaaaagaagaaaaggtggatGAGTTTTGCGGCGCCCTTAAGGAAAAACTTGAAACAGTCATTGCAGAATTAAAGTAA